In Methanofollis sp. UBA420, one DNA window encodes the following:
- a CDS encoding transketolase C-terminal domain-containing protein, which yields MLIISTGNKAVAAAVKQAHPSVVAAYPITPQTEIIEQIANYVAGKEIATEYIPVESEHSAMAACIGASVTGVRTFTATSSHGLLYMHEMLHWAAGARLPIVMANVNRALGPGWNTWAEHTDAFSQRDTGWLQVYVGTVQEAYDATLMAFRIAEDERVLLPVMVNLDGFSLSHIMQSLDTVEPGDFIPPIRLPYAIDVNNPMGYGPMTGPADYFKFRWDIERSMRDARDVIRETEEEFARRFGRKYGPTEDYQCEDADVVVVSMGTLGKEAEVAVDILRKEGIKAGSMRLRWFRPFPDLDLKGKEVVVIDRDYSFGFGGVVAASIKAKTGIECYNVIAGLGGQEVTYDDIAGFVRDRKIGEEMWFGVSE from the coding sequence ATGCTGATCATCTCAACAGGGAACAAGGCCGTCGCCGCGGCAGTGAAACAGGCGCACCCGTCTGTCGTCGCCGCCTACCCGATCACGCCGCAGACCGAGATCATCGAACAGATTGCAAACTACGTCGCCGGCAAGGAGATCGCAACCGAGTACATCCCGGTGGAGAGCGAGCACTCGGCGATGGCCGCGTGTATCGGCGCATCGGTGACCGGTGTGCGGACCTTTACGGCGACGAGTTCCCACGGCCTGCTGTACATGCACGAGATGCTCCACTGGGCCGCGGGGGCCCGCCTGCCCATCGTGATGGCGAACGTGAACCGCGCCCTCGGGCCGGGCTGGAACACCTGGGCCGAGCACACGGACGCCTTCTCCCAGCGCGACACAGGCTGGCTGCAGGTCTATGTGGGGACTGTCCAGGAAGCCTACGACGCCACCCTGATGGCCTTCCGTATCGCCGAGGACGAGCGCGTCCTCCTGCCGGTGATGGTCAACCTGGACGGCTTCTCCCTCTCCCATATCATGCAGTCCCTGGACACCGTCGAGCCCGGCGACTTCATCCCGCCGATCAGACTGCCGTACGCGATCGACGTGAACAACCCGATGGGCTACGGCCCCATGACCGGGCCTGCCGACTACTTCAAGTTCAGGTGGGACATCGAGCGTTCGATGCGGGACGCACGGGACGTGATCCGCGAGACGGAGGAGGAGTTCGCCCGCCGGTTCGGACGGAAGTACGGCCCGACAGAGGACTATCAGTGCGAGGACGCGGACGTCGTCGTCGTCTCGATGGGCACCCTCGGCAAGGAGGCCGAGGTGGCCGTCGACATCCTCCGGAAGGAGGGCATCAAGGCCGGTTCGATGCGGCTGCGCTGGTTCAGGCCCTTCCCTGACCTCGACCTGAAGGGGAAGGAGGTCGTGGTCATCGACCGCGACTACTCCTTCGGCTTCGGCGGCGTGGTGGCGGCCTCGATCAAGGCGAAGACCGGCATCGAGTGCTACAACGTGATCGCCGGCCTCGGCGGCCAGGAGGTCACGTACGACGATATCGCGGGCTTCGTGCGGGACCGGAAGATCGGTGAAGAGATGTGGTTCGGGGTGAGCGAGTAA
- a CDS encoding 4Fe-4S binding protein, whose protein sequence is MRERLALSRPKAGACGLTGSWRVFRPVVDREKCNQCGICEIHCPDGVIDEELNIDLDFCKGCGVCANVCPKKAITMVREER, encoded by the coding sequence ATGAGAGAGCGGCTTGCACTGAGCAGACCGAAGGCCGGGGCCTGCGGGCTCACCGGGTCGTGGCGGGTCTTCCGCCCGGTCGTGGACAGGGAGAAGTGCAACCAGTGCGGGATCTGCGAGATCCACTGTCCCGACGGCGTGATCGACGAGGAACTGAATATCGACCTCGATTTCTGCAAGGGCTGCGGCGTCTGCGCCAATGTCTGCCCGAAGAAAGCGATCACGATGGTCCGCGAAGAGCGGTGA
- a CDS encoding methyl-accepting chemotaxis protein, producing MPEKEPTIEDCQKKITRLEKEIRKNENLAAGMDQIPLPAHIIDTDFNVLYINRAAADLLGKKQEECIGKPCYDLYRTGLCNSKECPCRVAMTEGQVNTITNDLGDGRVIKCTGAPYRDGSGAIIGAVEYFPDVTGEVRMIKDLLGVADGIRNGNLSVRAKLDGEGEILQIAKGVNAIIDAITEPLPPTIAVIDQIGRGEIPGKITADYKGDFKNLKESINRCVDGLESLRECDTVLQKIAANDYTKKVEGQYTGVYADIADAVNTVRERLLVVLKVATNIAQGDLSDRDELKKVGKRSENDRMLPALIGMGEGLAALVRDVEMLARAGQEGKLSVRADVSRHQGSFAEVVSGVNGLLDAIHRPLNEGMRVSAAIADGDYTKTFSDDIEVSGEFKRFRDSLNQISVNGSGAFRQVKQAAEQVQLGTLEASKGGDQIAKAAEQVALTSQRCADLGKKTLTKMEEITQKFSDLSASNEEIASTSQEVLERAQNVAEVGRDAEKLGKEANTKITVVEKIANESVINITQLNQEIHEIDKIVKLITDISNQTNLLALNAAIEAARAGEHGRGFAVVAGEVRNLAGESKKATNDIENLITSIQAKSEKTASNISSANTEITASVESVNKAIVALNRIVEGAVSVTHDMGEIAKAIEDQANTSNAVVQIVEDGNNLTRSSLEQIEDLAALAEETSASTQEINSATHELHELAADLEKQMDRFKV from the coding sequence ATGCCAGAGAAAGAACCCACCATCGAAGATTGTCAGAAAAAGATCACCAGACTGGAGAAGGAGATCAGGAAAAACGAGAATCTGGCCGCGGGCATGGACCAGATCCCCCTTCCAGCCCACATCATCGACACCGACTTCAACGTCCTCTACATCAACAGGGCGGCTGCAGACCTCCTCGGGAAAAAACAGGAGGAATGCATCGGCAAACCGTGCTATGACCTCTACAGGACAGGCCTCTGCAACTCGAAGGAATGCCCCTGCAGGGTTGCGATGACTGAGGGGCAGGTCAACACCATCACCAACGACCTCGGGGACGGACGGGTGATCAAGTGCACCGGCGCCCCGTACAGGGACGGCAGCGGCGCGATCATCGGGGCGGTCGAGTACTTCCCCGATGTCACCGGTGAGGTCAGGATGATCAAGGACCTCCTCGGGGTGGCCGACGGTATCAGAAACGGAAACCTCTCTGTCAGGGCAAAACTCGACGGCGAGGGCGAAATCCTCCAGATCGCGAAGGGGGTCAATGCGATCATCGACGCGATCACCGAGCCCCTCCCGCCGACCATCGCCGTGATCGACCAGATCGGGCGGGGCGAGATCCCCGGGAAGATCACGGCCGATTACAAGGGAGACTTCAAGAACCTCAAAGAGAGCATCAACCGCTGTGTCGACGGGCTCGAATCCCTCAGGGAGTGCGATACCGTCCTCCAGAAGATCGCCGCGAACGACTACACGAAAAAGGTCGAAGGGCAGTATACCGGCGTCTATGCCGACATCGCCGACGCAGTGAACACTGTCCGCGAGCGCCTCCTCGTCGTCCTCAAGGTCGCCACCAACATTGCACAGGGCGATCTCTCCGATCGCGATGAACTCAAGAAGGTCGGGAAGCGTTCAGAGAATGACAGGATGCTCCCTGCACTGATCGGGATGGGCGAGGGGCTTGCAGCCCTGGTCAGGGATGTTGAGATGCTCGCAAGGGCAGGCCAGGAAGGGAAACTCTCTGTCAGGGCCGACGTCTCCCGCCACCAGGGTTCCTTCGCCGAGGTAGTCTCCGGCGTCAACGGCCTCCTCGACGCCATTCACAGACCCCTGAACGAGGGGATGCGGGTCTCGGCGGCCATCGCCGACGGCGACTACACGAAGACGTTCTCCGACGACATCGAGGTTTCCGGAGAATTCAAGCGCTTCAGGGATTCCCTGAACCAGATATCAGTCAATGGCAGCGGCGCGTTCAGGCAGGTCAAGCAGGCAGCCGAACAGGTCCAGCTCGGTACTCTCGAAGCGAGCAAGGGCGGCGACCAGATCGCCAAGGCCGCCGAGCAGGTGGCCCTCACCAGTCAGCGGTGCGCCGACCTCGGCAAGAAGACCCTCACCAAGATGGAGGAGATCACCCAGAAGTTCAGCGACCTCTCGGCCTCGAACGAAGAGATCGCCAGCACCTCGCAGGAAGTCCTCGAGAGAGCACAGAATGTCGCCGAGGTGGGCAGGGACGCGGAGAAACTCGGTAAGGAGGCCAACACGAAGATCACGGTCGTTGAAAAGATCGCCAACGAGAGCGTGATCAACATCACCCAGCTCAACCAGGAGATCCATGAGATCGACAAGATCGTGAAGCTCATCACCGACATCTCGAACCAGACCAACCTCCTCGCCCTCAACGCCGCGATCGAAGCGGCACGGGCGGGCGAGCACGGCCGCGGCTTCGCCGTCGTCGCGGGTGAGGTGAGAAACCTCGCCGGCGAGTCGAAGAAGGCGACAAACGACATCGAGAACCTCATCACATCCATCCAGGCGAAGAGCGAGAAGACCGCCTCGAACATCAGTTCAGCGAACACCGAGATCACGGCAAGTGTCGAGAGCGTGAACAAGGCGATCGTCGCCCTGAACAGGATCGTCGAGGGCGCGGTCTCGGTGACCCATGACATGGGCGAGATCGCCAAGGCCATCGAGGACCAGGCGAACACGAGCAATGCCGTCGTCCAGATCGTCGAGGACGGCAACAACCTGACGAGGTCGAGCCTCGAACAGATCGAAGACCTTGCCGCCCTGGCAGAGGAGACGAGCGCCTCGACCCAGGAGATCAACAGCGCCACTCACGAACTCCATGAACTGGCGGCCGATCTCGAAAAGCAGATGGACAGATTCAAAGTCTGA
- a CDS encoding DUF362 domain-containing protein, whose product MTPADPPAKEVALVHCRTYDEEQVYAAVERAVGLLGGVGAFVPRGCRVLLKPNLLMGAESRQAVTTHPAVVKAVARLLAEHGCTVVIADSPGAGTRYTRRNLERAYERSGFTGAAAIPGVSLSTATSSKTVPFPEGEVMKRFSIIDAALDADAIVVVSKAKTHLFTGYSGAVKNLFGVIPGLEKPVFHARFRDPQEFARMLLDLNTLVHPALHIMDAIVGMEGDGPMSGSPRPIGAVLAGANATAVDIVTSRLMGMDPADIGTIRSAAERGWVSPDFREVGVIGDDPGAVTVSDFRKASTHPSAPAVPFLNRQILPFLQRRGTEIRPTPVPDPERCTGCGRCARACPVAAISIEEGRAVIDESSCIRCYCCHEMCENRAIGLRQGLAGKLLSSLLK is encoded by the coding sequence ATGACGCCAGCAGACCCCCCGGCAAAAGAGGTCGCCCTCGTCCACTGCCGGACCTACGACGAAGAACAGGTCTATGCCGCGGTGGAACGGGCGGTCGGCCTCCTCGGCGGGGTTGGGGCCTTCGTCCCGCGGGGGTGCCGGGTGCTCCTCAAGCCCAACCTGCTGATGGGCGCGGAGTCCAGGCAGGCGGTCACCACCCACCCGGCAGTCGTGAAGGCGGTCGCACGCCTGCTTGCAGAGCACGGCTGCACGGTCGTCATCGCCGACTCGCCCGGCGCGGGGACGCGCTACACCCGCCGGAACCTTGAGCGGGCCTATGAAAGATCCGGCTTTACCGGTGCGGCCGCGATACCGGGGGTCTCCCTCTCCACCGCGACCTCGTCGAAGACCGTCCCCTTCCCCGAGGGGGAGGTGATGAAGCGCTTCTCCATCATCGACGCCGCCCTCGATGCCGACGCGATCGTCGTCGTCTCGAAGGCGAAGACCCACCTCTTCACCGGCTACTCCGGGGCCGTCAAGAACCTCTTCGGCGTGATCCCCGGCCTTGAAAAACCGGTCTTCCACGCGAGGTTCAGGGACCCGCAGGAGTTTGCGAGGATGCTCCTCGACCTCAACACCCTGGTGCACCCGGCCCTCCATATCATGGACGCGATCGTCGGGATGGAGGGAGACGGCCCGATGTCGGGGTCGCCGCGGCCTATCGGCGCCGTCCTTGCGGGTGCGAATGCGACGGCGGTCGACATCGTCACCTCCCGGTTGATGGGGATGGACCCTGCCGACATCGGCACGATCAGGAGTGCCGCGGAGCGTGGATGGGTTAGCCCGGACTTCAGGGAGGTCGGGGTGATCGGCGACGACCCCGGAGCAGTGACTGTCTCCGACTTCAGGAAGGCATCCACCCACCCGTCAGCCCCGGCCGTCCCCTTCCTCAACAGGCAGATACTCCCCTTCCTCCAGCGGCGGGGGACGGAGATCAGGCCGACGCCGGTGCCTGACCCCGAACGGTGCACCGGTTGCGGCAGGTGCGCCCGCGCCTGCCCGGTCGCGGCGATCAGCATCGAGGAAGGCAGGGCCGTGATCGACGAATCCTCCTGCATCCGCTGCTACTGTTGCCATGAGATGTGCGAAAACAGGGCGATAGGACTGCGGCAAGGGCTTGCGGGAAAACTTTTGTCGTCTCTTCTCAAGTGA
- a CDS encoding adenylyltransferase/cytidyltransferase family protein, whose amino-acid sequence MKRIVATGTFDILHPGHLFYLEESKKLGDELHVIVARDVNVRHKPKPIMPEEQRLAMVAALKPVDHARLGDQTDLFAPIREIDPDVITLGFNQFFKEEDLERALREHGLRARVVRIGRYEGPLSSSSQIVGRILAERGHP is encoded by the coding sequence ATGAAGCGGATCGTCGCCACCGGCACCTTTGACATCCTCCACCCCGGACACCTCTTCTACCTGGAGGAGTCGAAGAAACTCGGCGACGAACTCCACGTGATCGTGGCGCGGGACGTCAATGTCCGCCACAAGCCAAAGCCCATCATGCCTGAGGAGCAGCGCCTCGCGATGGTCGCGGCCCTGAAGCCTGTCGACCATGCCCGCCTCGGCGACCAGACCGATCTGTTCGCTCCTATCAGGGAGATCGACCCCGACGTGATCACTCTCGGCTTCAACCAGTTCTTCAAGGAGGAGGACCTTGAGCGGGCCCTGCGGGAGCACGGCCTGCGGGCCCGCGTGGTGCGGATCGGCCGGTACGAGGGGCCTCTCTCCTCCTCGTCCCAGATCGTCGGGCGCATCCTTGCCGAGCGGGGCCATCCCTGA
- the truA gene encoding tRNA pseudouridine(38-40) synthase TruA, producing the protein MRLAFRIGYWGDDFYGSQVQPDLRTVEGDVIAACIRIGLFSDPRDARFAFAGRTDRGVHAAGQVCAFTTAEPERAVAALRFELPADIWTTGWAEVHDLFSPRKEAAARTYRYYFVEHPGDTAAMDDAAQDFVGEHDFSLFSRQSERDPLRHVMAAHVADEDGFCVFTVTAESFLWNMVRCMAFALAAVGRGEMDAGGIRALLAGEGTARVPAAPPGGLILTDVAYPFPFTPLLPSPKAERALAEREQDFRLKKRVTAALRGLSLDLLREEQADDKLRDLP; encoded by the coding sequence ATGAGGCTTGCGTTCAGGATCGGCTACTGGGGGGACGACTTCTACGGTTCTCAGGTCCAGCCCGACCTCCGCACCGTTGAGGGCGACGTGATCGCGGCGTGTATACGGATCGGCCTCTTCTCAGATCCCAGGGATGCAAGATTCGCCTTCGCCGGCAGGACAGACCGTGGCGTCCATGCCGCCGGGCAGGTCTGCGCCTTCACGACCGCCGAGCCGGAAAGGGCGGTGGCGGCCCTGCGGTTCGAACTCCCTGCCGACATCTGGACGACAGGGTGGGCAGAGGTGCACGACCTGTTCAGCCCGAGAAAGGAGGCCGCCGCACGGACGTACCGCTACTATTTTGTCGAGCACCCGGGCGACACGGCGGCGATGGACGACGCGGCGCAGGATTTCGTGGGCGAGCACGACTTCTCCCTCTTCTCCCGGCAGAGCGAGAGAGATCCTCTCCGCCATGTCATGGCGGCCCATGTCGCGGATGAAGACGGCTTCTGCGTCTTTACGGTGACGGCCGAGAGTTTTCTCTGGAACATGGTGCGGTGCATGGCCTTCGCCCTCGCCGCCGTCGGCAGAGGGGAGATGGATGCCGGCGGGATCAGGGCCCTGCTGGCAGGCGAGGGGACGGCGCGTGTGCCGGCCGCACCACCCGGCGGCCTGATCCTCACCGACGTCGCGTATCCCTTCCCCTTCACTCCCCTCCTCCCCTCGCCGAAGGCAGAGAGGGCACTTGCCGAGCGGGAACAGGACTTCAGGTTGAAAAAAAGGGTGACTGCAGCCCTACGCGGGCTGAGCCTGGATCTCCTTCGGGAGGAGCAGGCCGACGACAAACTCAGGGACCTGCCGTGA
- a CDS encoding Mov34/MPN/PAD-1 family protein, which yields MKIRGISADLLDLLLRLGAENHPNEFAAILREEDGVIRELDLVPGTTSNEESASVFLDMLPLGTHNAGSAHSHPNGVLYPSDADLSFFPRTGRCNLIIGWPYGPDDWACFTADGQPYDLEVVE from the coding sequence ATGAAGATCAGGGGTATCTCCGCCGACCTCCTCGACCTCCTCCTCAGGCTGGGGGCCGAGAACCATCCGAACGAGTTCGCCGCCATCCTCAGGGAAGAGGACGGCGTCATCAGGGAACTCGACCTCGTCCCGGGCACGACGAGCAACGAGGAGAGCGCGAGCGTCTTCCTGGACATGCTACCCCTCGGCACCCACAACGCGGGGAGCGCCCACTCCCACCCGAACGGCGTCCTCTATCCCTCGGACGCCGACCTCTCCTTCTTCCCGAGGACAGGCCGTTGCAACCTGATCATCGGCTGGCCGTACGGCCCCGACGACTGGGCCTGCTTCACCGCGGACGGCCAGCCCTATGACCTTGAGGTGGTGGAATGA
- a CDS encoding thiamine pyrophosphate-dependent enzyme — MSEIPKEEYIKTCTAACAGCSSSLCLRYVLKAAGPDTVLVIPACCTSVIQGVYPNTSFNVPVYNIAFAAAAACASGMSKAFRSAGKKTNVIAYAGDGGTVDIGIQALSGAFERGTDFLYICYDNEAYGNTGMQRSGATPLGALTTTTPGGKGEFKKDLDRIVAAHNPPYMATACSAYPLDLYKKVKKALSIEGPKFIHILAPCPPGWRYESDRTIEMGKLAVKTGSWVLWEREYGKLTVSGPSKAAMKNPLPLEEYLKGQGRFKKATPEIIAELQQALNKNLERIRKEEEGIC; from the coding sequence ATTTCTGAGATTCCGAAAGAGGAGTACATCAAGACCTGCACAGCCGCATGTGCAGGGTGCAGTTCCTCCCTCTGTCTTCGCTATGTCCTGAAGGCCGCGGGGCCCGACACGGTCCTTGTCATCCCGGCCTGCTGCACATCGGTGATCCAGGGGGTGTACCCGAACACGTCCTTCAATGTCCCGGTGTACAACATCGCCTTCGCAGCGGCGGCAGCCTGCGCCTCGGGCATGAGCAAGGCGTTCAGGAGCGCGGGGAAGAAGACGAACGTCATCGCCTATGCAGGCGACGGCGGGACGGTGGACATCGGCATCCAGGCGCTTTCCGGCGCCTTCGAGCGCGGCACCGACTTCCTGTACATCTGCTACGACAACGAGGCCTACGGGAACACCGGCATGCAGCGTTCGGGCGCCACCCCCCTCGGCGCCCTGACGACGACGACGCCGGGCGGCAAGGGCGAGTTCAAGAAAGACCTCGACCGTATCGTCGCCGCCCACAACCCGCCCTATATGGCGACGGCGTGCAGCGCCTACCCCCTCGACCTGTACAAGAAGGTCAAGAAGGCGCTCTCCATCGAAGGGCCGAAGTTCATCCACATCCTTGCGCCCTGCCCGCCGGGCTGGCGCTACGAGTCCGACCGGACGATCGAGATGGGCAAGCTCGCGGTGAAGACCGGGTCGTGGGTGCTCTGGGAGCGCGAGTACGGGAAGTTGACCGTCTCCGGGCCCTCGAAGGCCGCGATGAAAAACCCGCTGCCCCTCGAAGAATACCTGAAGGGCCAGGGCCGTTTCAAGAAGGCGACCCCCGAGATCATCGCCGAACTCCAGCAGGCCCTGAACAAGAACCTGGAGAGGATCAGGAAAGAGGAGGAAGGAATATGCTGA
- a CDS encoding 2-oxoacid:acceptor oxidoreductase family protein: protein MYEIRIHSRGGQGGVTAARLLALAAFRDGKHATACPFYGAERRGAPVVSFVRIDDAPIKIYSQIRNPDMVVVLDASVMETVDVLQGLKAGGKVLVNSEHPHEFPGFAAHHVDLTGIALAKNLAIAGTPIVNTPFLGAAAKLGIVSFESAKQAIREMFSDERNVQVAEAAYEEMVI, encoded by the coding sequence ATGTACGAGATCAGGATCCACTCCCGCGGCGGGCAGGGCGGCGTGACCGCGGCCCGTCTCCTCGCCCTTGCGGCGTTCAGGGACGGGAAGCACGCAACCGCATGCCCCTTCTACGGGGCAGAGCGCCGGGGCGCACCTGTCGTCTCCTTTGTGCGGATCGACGACGCCCCGATCAAGATCTATTCCCAGATCAGGAACCCGGACATGGTCGTCGTCCTCGACGCCTCGGTGATGGAGACGGTGGACGTCCTCCAGGGCCTCAAGGCGGGCGGGAAGGTGCTCGTCAATTCAGAGCACCCGCATGAGTTCCCGGGATTTGCCGCGCACCACGTCGACCTCACCGGCATCGCCCTGGCAAAGAACCTGGCGATCGCCGGGACGCCGATCGTGAACACCCCCTTCCTGGGGGCGGCGGCAAAACTCGGCATCGTCTCCTTCGAGTCGGCAAAGCAGGCGATCAGGGAGATGTTCTCCGACGAGCGGAACGTGCAGGTGGCCGAGGCCGCCTACGAGGAGATGGTCATATGA
- a CDS encoding PHP domain-containing protein produces MLRCDLHIHTRYSRDGESSVEDILRQAEAVGLDAVAITDHDTVEGALHALQCRTSVIVIPGTEISTKQGHLLALGVTKAFPKGMDFFEAVHRAREAGAVLILPHPYHMWRHGVGLKLRAGPALVDAIEVFNSRYIMGTANRKAAMISRDLGKPAVGGSDAHQSRFVGYGYTLVNADRNLDAILEAIRTGKTAAGGRMTPLRSYTTQSLKSSWKKIQARIPK; encoded by the coding sequence ATGCTGAGATGTGATCTGCACATCCATACCAGATATTCCCGTGACGGCGAGAGCAGCGTCGAGGATATACTGAGACAGGCCGAAGCCGTCGGGCTCGACGCGGTTGCGATCACCGACCACGACACCGTGGAGGGGGCCCTCCACGCCCTCCAGTGCCGGACGTCCGTGATCGTCATACCCGGGACAGAGATCTCGACAAAACAGGGGCACCTCCTTGCCCTCGGCGTCACAAAAGCCTTCCCGAAGGGCATGGACTTTTTTGAGGCCGTCCACCGCGCCAGGGAGGCGGGCGCCGTCCTCATCCTCCCCCACCCCTACCATATGTGGCGCCACGGCGTCGGCCTGAAACTCAGGGCCGGTCCGGCCCTCGTCGACGCCATCGAGGTCTTCAACAGCAGGTACATCATGGGGACCGCGAACAGGAAGGCAGCAATGATCTCCCGGGACCTCGGAAAGCCCGCGGTCGGGGGGAGTGACGCCCACCAGTCACGCTTTGTCGGCTACGGCTACACCCTTGTCAATGCCGACCGCAACCTCGACGCAATCCTGGAGGCGATCCGCACCGGAAAGACCGCTGCAGGCGGGAGGATGACACCCCTCCGCTCGTACACCACCCAGTCCCTGAAGAGTTCCTGGAAGAAGATTCAGGCCAGGATCCCGAAATGA
- a CDS encoding chemotaxis protein CheW yields MVKTIDVVEFEISGTRYALDILLAREIVEMIPITPVPLAPPYIAGIINLRGEITNIINLNTLLQLPDRVEVTNRKIIVLVPEVAGGSNLGIIVDDVHSVMQVSEDDVETMDAALCHEAFVKGIIKIGGDGGDDIEEKGLVIWIDMTKVLRNLTAAV; encoded by the coding sequence GTGGTAAAGACCATCGACGTCGTGGAGTTCGAGATCAGCGGCACCAGGTACGCCCTCGACATCCTCCTGGCACGGGAGATCGTGGAGATGATCCCGATCACCCCGGTGCCCCTCGCGCCCCCCTATATTGCCGGGATCATCAACCTCAGGGGCGAGATCACGAACATCATCAACCTCAACACCCTCCTCCAGCTCCCGGACAGGGTGGAGGTGACGAACAGGAAGATCATCGTCCTCGTCCCCGAGGTCGCGGGAGGATCCAACCTCGGGATCATCGTCGACGACGTCCATTCGGTGATGCAGGTCTCCGAGGACGACGTGGAGACGATGGACGCGGCACTCTGCCACGAAGCATTCGTAAAGGGGATCATCAAGATCGGCGGCGATGGGGGCGACGATATCGAAGAGAAGGGTCTCGTGATCTGGATCGACATGACCAAAGTTCTCAGGAACCTTACCGCCGCGGTCTGA
- a CDS encoding dihydropteroate synthase-like protein — MRILLPTGEATAGVVRKAAEGFDADVVVTGDIAAFLTPENLRDLVKAGDYDLVLVSGMSTASFASVEEETGVPVYRGPRHAADLAMVLPLLGKVALSREVPADELFASERRDAAYRCLSALEDAAEPEIVLRGTKIGGGSRMKVLAEIMDAHRHPALRAAVEDFFSRGADIVDLGFGFDAVPADVERCFAVLDGIEGSLAADTQDPALIRASLCRADLVLSLHEGNIPLVGEEIAAAGVAAVVVPGAAGLAANLRAAQDAGIFALIADPLLQPAGSGLVASLCGFSDGDVPLFFGAGNVTELIDADSVGVNALLAVCAHEVGASLIFTSEHSDKTKGSVAEMRRATEMMAAMGDHPYPKDLGIDLLVLKEKRRRREPLPVGEVLDVAPAPDAFTPDPAGNIRIAVDGGWILVEHRGTVYRGRTAADLAAALLEGGCVTRLDHAAYLGRELARAEIAVQFGRSYVQDGPL, encoded by the coding sequence ATGCGGATCCTCCTTCCCACGGGCGAGGCGACCGCCGGAGTCGTCCGGAAGGCCGCCGAAGGCTTTGACGCCGACGTCGTCGTCACCGGCGATATAGCCGCGTTCCTGACCCCGGAAAATCTTCGGGACCTCGTCAAAGCAGGAGATTACGATCTCGTCCTCGTCTCCGGGATGTCGACGGCCTCCTTTGCCTCTGTCGAGGAGGAAACCGGCGTGCCTGTCTATCGCGGGCCGCGTCATGCCGCGGACCTCGCCATGGTCCTCCCCCTCCTCGGGAAGGTCGCCCTCTCCCGGGAGGTCCCTGCCGACGAACTCTTTGCCTCGGAGAGACGGGACGCGGCATACCGCTGCCTTTCCGCCCTCGAGGATGCCGCGGAGCCTGAGATCGTCCTGCGGGGAACGAAGATCGGGGGCGGGTCGCGGATGAAGGTCCTTGCCGAGATCATGGACGCCCACCGCCACCCGGCCCTCCGTGCGGCCGTCGAGGACTTCTTTTCCCGGGGTGCCGACATCGTCGACCTTGGCTTTGGCTTCGACGCCGTGCCTGCCGACGTGGAGAGGTGCTTTGCGGTTCTCGACGGGATCGAGGGCTCTCTTGCCGCGGACACGCAGGACCCGGCCCTGATCCGGGCGTCGCTCTGCCGGGCAGACCTGGTCCTCTCCCTCCACGAGGGGAACATCCCCCTCGTCGGGGAGGAGATCGCCGCGGCCGGTGTTGCGGCGGTCGTCGTGCCGGGCGCGGCCGGCCTTGCGGCGAACCTCCGCGCCGCGCAGGACGCCGGCATCTTCGCCCTCATCGCCGACCCCCTCCTCCAGCCCGCGGGCTCAGGACTTGTCGCCTCCCTCTGCGGCTTTTCCGATGGCGACGTCCCCCTCTTCTTCGGCGCCGGCAATGTCACGGAACTCATCGACGCAGACTCCGTCGGGGTGAACGCCCTTCTCGCGGTCTGTGCCCATGAGGTCGGGGCCTCTCTGATCTTCACCTCCGAACACTCGGACAAGACGAAGGGTTCGGTCGCGGAGATGCGCCGGGCGACAGAGATGATGGCGGCGATGGGCGACCACCCGTACCCGAAGGACCTCGGCATCGATCTCCTCGTCCTCAAGGAGAAGAGGCGGCGGCGCGAGCCCCTCCCCGTGGGTGAAGTTCTCGACGTCGCCCCCGCCCCAGACGCCTTCACCCCCGACCCCGCGGGGAACATCAGGATCGCCGTCGACGGCGGCTGGATCCTGGTCGAACACAGGGGGACGGTCTACCGGGGCCGGACGGCCGCCGACCTCGCTGCCGCCCTGCTGGAGGGCGGCTGCGTCACCCGCCTCGACCACGCCGCCTATCTCGGCCGGGAACTGGCGCGGGCCGAGATCGCCGTTCAGTTCGGCAGGAGCTATGTGCAGGACGGTCCCCTCTGA